A genomic stretch from Arachis stenosperma cultivar V10309 chromosome 3, arast.V10309.gnm1.PFL2, whole genome shotgun sequence includes:
- the LOC130967113 gene encoding protein POOR HOMOLOGOUS SYNAPSIS 1 has protein sequence MAGSLAVIPSNDVDNSATTIRDQWEICFARFVPYPTSSPSSSAGLLPLPPRLRNRSPRGNWISSPSVAFLRLLPDLSHRDVILTVSFNASLLEEHYVSKLHFSWPQVSCVSGFPARGIRTVLVSFRDSVGEIQKFALRFPSLYEAQSFVNILKGLLKDEKDPEPLNTDFGSEISSQSEFVSSNKHCHRPSEEASFMTPVDTYKPQMPRSIKTEEKQPSGTQEMEAPPGFSIAGILPALPPSFTTLLMDCSEINHTQPIASQEIELKSQIVRYMEDSSFQDMLVKVEKVIDELGGDLSLP, from the exons ATGGCGGGATCTCTGGCGGTGATACCAAGCAACGACGTTGATAACTCAGCAACCACCATCAGAGACCAGTGGGAGATCTGCTTCGCGCGCTTTGTTCCCTATCCAACCTCATCCCCATCCTCCTCCGCCGGCCTTCTCCCTCTGCCTCCTCGCCTCCGAAACCGTTCTCCCCGCGGCAACTGGATTTCCTCCCCTTCCGTCGCATTCCTCCGCCTCCTCCCCGACCTCTCCCACCGCGACGTCATCCTCACCGTCTCATTCAATGCCAGCCTCCTC GAAGAGCACTACGTTTCGAAACTGCATTTCTCGTGGCCTCAGGTGTCATGCGTCTCTGGATTTCCAGCTAGGGGAATCAGAACTGTGCTTGTGAGCTTCAGAGATTCCGTAGGCGAG aTTCAAAAGTTTGCTTTGCGGTTTCCATCACTATATGAAGCACAGTCATTTGTAAATATTTTGAAG GGGCTCCTGAAAGATGAGAAGGATCCAGAACCTTTAAATACTGACTTTGGATCTGAAATTTCATCACAGTCAGAGTTCGTGTCCTCAAACAAGCACTGCCACAG ACCCAGCGAGGAGGCCAGCTTTATGACTCCCGTTGACACTTACAAACCACAAATGCCACGAAGTATTAAAACCGAAGAAAAGCAGCCTTCAGGCACCCAAGAAATGGAAGCACCACCTGGTTTCAGCATTGCAGGAATCCTCCCAGCTTTACCACCCAGTTTTACCACACTTCTGATGGATTGCTCTGAGATCAACCATA CTCAACCAATTGCTTCCCAGGAAATTGAACTGAAGTCCCAAATTGTG AGGTACATGGAAGATTCTTCCTTCCAAG ATATGTTGGTTAAAGTGGAGAAAGTTATCGACGAATTGGGGGGTGATCTGTCGTTGCCGTAG
- the LOC130970327 gene encoding lysM domain receptor-like kinase 3 isoform X1 — MASSLNNLLCLLFSLMATSSSIRVSAFRVSMKTTYMDPLSCSVEAANTCTASLYHITHDDYSLEEIAFYYSVNSSQIKPIKYGTRQDYLITVPCSCKNTQNLSGYFYHTTYKNVKHGDIFVDISASVYSGQAMLITQSLIPGEDLEIDIPCGCSEDEGQRVVTYTVQQNDTPETISLLLNATLPAFLRMNKILAQKPGFIDIGWVLFVPLELNGVHGVPPQPTQKTKRNWPMIVGIVVGVLLLSVIIITILIILWRRRVHQISRNDSTVVSKRSFVNRNITLHNSILYKEYMGDVMQIESERPVIYGLEEIEEATNNFDEARKIGVGGYGSVYFGILEQKEVAVKKMRSNKTKEFYAELKALCKIHHINIVELLGYARGEDHLYLVYEYVSNGSLSEHIHDPLEQGHQPLSWNARVQIALDAARGIEYIHDHTKARYVHRDIKTSNILVDEKLRAKVADFGLAMLVDRSNDENFIATRLVGTPGYLPPESVKELQVTPKTDVFAFGVVLAELITGKRALFRDNNEEGTKMKSLISLTFFLHQVHQIFQDAEAENGLEDVIDKNLEANYPIEYVLKVAEIAGRCLQEDPVERPEMRDLVGALSQIVMNSIEWEASLGGNSQVFSGVFTGR, encoded by the exons ATGGCTTCTTCTCTCAATAACCTTCTTtgtcttctcttctctcttatgGCAACTTCATCTTCTATCAGAGTCTCTGCATTTCGTGTTTCAATGAAAACAACATACATGGACCCGCTAAGTTGCTCTGTAGAGGCTGCCAATACATGCACTGCCTCACTCTACCACATAACTCATGATGATTACAGCCTTGAAGAAATTGCATTTTATTACTCTGTTAACTCTTCACAAATCAAGCCAATTAAGTATGGAACAAGGCAAGATTACCTCATAACAGTTCCTTGTTCTTGCAAGAACACACAAAACCTCAGCGGGTATTTCTATCATACAACCTACAAAAATGTGAAGCATGGTGACATCTTTGTGGACATATCAGCTTCTGTTTACAGTGGACAAGCCATGCTGATCACCCAAAGTTTAATTCCAGGCGAAGATCTAGAAATAGACATTCCATGTGGGTGTTCCGAGGATGAGGGTCAAAGGGTTGTCACATATACAGTGCAGCAGAATGATACACCAGAAACAATTTCCCTTTTGCTTAATGCTACCCTGCCTGCCTTCCTGAGAATGAACAAGATTCTAGCTCAGAAACCTGGTTTCATAGATATTGGTTGGGTGCTCTTTGTTCCTTTGGAATTGAATGGGGTTCATGGGGTTCCTCCACAACCCACACAAA AAACGAAACGGAACTGGCCAATGATAGTTGGTATCGTTGTGGGAGTGCTGTTACTTTCAGTTATCATTATCACcattctcataattctttggagaaggagagtCCATCAAATCTCCAGAAATGATTCCACAGTTGTCTCTAAAAGATCATTTGTCAACAGAAATATTACCCTGCATAACTCCATCCTTTACAAAGAATATATGGGAG ATGTAATGCAAATTGAATCAGAAAGGCCAGTGATATATGGTCTTGAGGAGATAGAAGAGGCTACAAATAACTTTGATGAAGCTCGAAAAATCGGAGTTGGCGGATATGGGAGTGTTTATTTTGGAATCTTAGAGCAGAAG GAGGTTGCTGTGAAAAAGATGAGGTCTAATAAGACTAAGGAATTCTATGCGGAACTCAAGGCCTTGTGTAAGATCCATCATATCAACATT GTGGAGCTATTAGGATATGCCAGAGGAGAAGATCACCTCTATTTGGTGTATGAGTATGTTTCAAATGGATCTCTCAGTGAACATATTCATGATCCATTAGAGCAAG GGCACCAACCTCTTTCTTGGAATGCAAGGGTTCAGATTGCACTCGATGCAGCAAGAGGTATTGAATACATACATGATCATACAAAAGCTCGATATGTGCATCGCGACATAAAGACTAGCAATATTCTTGTTGATGAGAAGCTCAGAGCTAAG GTAGCAGATTTTGGACTTGCAATGCTGGTGGACAGAAGCAATGATGAAAATTTCATAGCAACAAGGCTTGTTGGAACACCAGGATACCTTCCACCCGA ATCTGTGAAGGAGCTTCAGGTGACCCCAAAAACCGATGTGTTTGCATTTGGAGTGGTTCTAGCAGAACTGATAACAGGGAAACGTGCACTGTTTCGGGACAACAACGAAGAAGGCACCAAAATGAAATCACTTATTTCACTT ACTTTTTTTCTTCATCAGGTACATCAAATATTCCAAGATGCAGAGGCAGAGAATGGTCTAGAAGATGTGATAGATAAGAACCTTGAAGCAAACTATCCCATTGAATACGTGTTGAAGGTAGCAGAGATAGCAGGTCGGTGCTTGCAAGAAGATCCAGTGGAAAGGCCTGAAATGAGGGACTTGGTTGGAGCACTGTCACAGATAGTGATGAACTCCATAGAATGGGAAGCATCCCTTGGTGGAAACAGCCAAGTCTTCAGTGGTGTCTTTACTGGAAGATGA
- the LOC130970327 gene encoding lysM domain receptor-like kinase 3 isoform X2: protein MASSLNNLLCLLFSLMATSSSIRVSAFRVSMKTTYMDPLSCSVEAANTCTASLYHITHDDYSLEEIAFYYSVNSSQIKPIKYGTRQDYLITVPCSCKNTQNLSGYFYHTTYKNVKHGDIFVDISASVYSGQAMLITQSLIPGEDLEIDIPCGCSEDEGQRVVTYTVQQNDTPETISLLLNATLPAFLRMNKILAQKPGFIDIGWVLFVPLELNGVHGVPPQPTQKTKRNWPMIVGIVVGVLLLSVIIITILIILWRRRVHQISRNDSTVVSKRSFVNRNITLHNSILYKEYMGDVMQIESERPVIYGLEEIEEATNNFDEARKIGVGGYGSVYFGILEQKEVAVKKMRSNKTKEFYAELKALCKIHHINIVELLGYARGEDHLYLVYEYVSNGSLSEHIHDPLEQGHQPLSWNARVQIALDAARGIEYIHDHTKARYVHRDIKTSNILVDEKLRAKVADFGLAMLVDRSNDENFIATRLVGTPGYLPPESVKELQVTPKTDVFAFGVVLAELITGKRALFRDNNEEGTKMKSLISLVHQIFQDAEAENGLEDVIDKNLEANYPIEYVLKVAEIAGRCLQEDPVERPEMRDLVGALSQIVMNSIEWEASLGGNSQVFSGVFTGR, encoded by the exons ATGGCTTCTTCTCTCAATAACCTTCTTtgtcttctcttctctcttatgGCAACTTCATCTTCTATCAGAGTCTCTGCATTTCGTGTTTCAATGAAAACAACATACATGGACCCGCTAAGTTGCTCTGTAGAGGCTGCCAATACATGCACTGCCTCACTCTACCACATAACTCATGATGATTACAGCCTTGAAGAAATTGCATTTTATTACTCTGTTAACTCTTCACAAATCAAGCCAATTAAGTATGGAACAAGGCAAGATTACCTCATAACAGTTCCTTGTTCTTGCAAGAACACACAAAACCTCAGCGGGTATTTCTATCATACAACCTACAAAAATGTGAAGCATGGTGACATCTTTGTGGACATATCAGCTTCTGTTTACAGTGGACAAGCCATGCTGATCACCCAAAGTTTAATTCCAGGCGAAGATCTAGAAATAGACATTCCATGTGGGTGTTCCGAGGATGAGGGTCAAAGGGTTGTCACATATACAGTGCAGCAGAATGATACACCAGAAACAATTTCCCTTTTGCTTAATGCTACCCTGCCTGCCTTCCTGAGAATGAACAAGATTCTAGCTCAGAAACCTGGTTTCATAGATATTGGTTGGGTGCTCTTTGTTCCTTTGGAATTGAATGGGGTTCATGGGGTTCCTCCACAACCCACACAAA AAACGAAACGGAACTGGCCAATGATAGTTGGTATCGTTGTGGGAGTGCTGTTACTTTCAGTTATCATTATCACcattctcataattctttggagaaggagagtCCATCAAATCTCCAGAAATGATTCCACAGTTGTCTCTAAAAGATCATTTGTCAACAGAAATATTACCCTGCATAACTCCATCCTTTACAAAGAATATATGGGAG ATGTAATGCAAATTGAATCAGAAAGGCCAGTGATATATGGTCTTGAGGAGATAGAAGAGGCTACAAATAACTTTGATGAAGCTCGAAAAATCGGAGTTGGCGGATATGGGAGTGTTTATTTTGGAATCTTAGAGCAGAAG GAGGTTGCTGTGAAAAAGATGAGGTCTAATAAGACTAAGGAATTCTATGCGGAACTCAAGGCCTTGTGTAAGATCCATCATATCAACATT GTGGAGCTATTAGGATATGCCAGAGGAGAAGATCACCTCTATTTGGTGTATGAGTATGTTTCAAATGGATCTCTCAGTGAACATATTCATGATCCATTAGAGCAAG GGCACCAACCTCTTTCTTGGAATGCAAGGGTTCAGATTGCACTCGATGCAGCAAGAGGTATTGAATACATACATGATCATACAAAAGCTCGATATGTGCATCGCGACATAAAGACTAGCAATATTCTTGTTGATGAGAAGCTCAGAGCTAAG GTAGCAGATTTTGGACTTGCAATGCTGGTGGACAGAAGCAATGATGAAAATTTCATAGCAACAAGGCTTGTTGGAACACCAGGATACCTTCCACCCGA ATCTGTGAAGGAGCTTCAGGTGACCCCAAAAACCGATGTGTTTGCATTTGGAGTGGTTCTAGCAGAACTGATAACAGGGAAACGTGCACTGTTTCGGGACAACAACGAAGAAGGCACCAAAATGAAATCACTTATTTCACTT GTACATCAAATATTCCAAGATGCAGAGGCAGAGAATGGTCTAGAAGATGTGATAGATAAGAACCTTGAAGCAAACTATCCCATTGAATACGTGTTGAAGGTAGCAGAGATAGCAGGTCGGTGCTTGCAAGAAGATCCAGTGGAAAGGCCTGAAATGAGGGACTTGGTTGGAGCACTGTCACAGATAGTGATGAACTCCATAGAATGGGAAGCATCCCTTGGTGGAAACAGCCAAGTCTTCAGTGGTGTCTTTACTGGAAGATGA
- the LOC130969205 gene encoding AP-1 complex subunit mu-2, with product MAGAASALFLLDIKGRVLIWRDYRGDVSAVEAERFFTKLIEKEGDPQSQDPVVYDNGVTYMFVQHSNVYVMTATRQNCNAASLLFFLHRVVDVFKHYFEELEEESLRDNFVVVYELLDEIMDFGYPQYTEAKILSEFIKTDAYRMEVTQRPPMAVTNAVSWRSEGINYKKNEVFLDVVESVNILVNSNGQIIRSDVVGALKMRTYLSGMPECKLGLNDRVLLEAQGRATKGKAIDLEDIKFHQCVRLARFENDRTISFIPPDGSFDLMTYRLSTQVKPLIWVEAQVERHSKSRIEIMVKARSQFKERSTATNVEIELPVPADATNPNVRTSMGSASYAPEKDALIWKIRSFPGGKEYMLRAEFRLPSITDEEATPERKAPIRVKFEIPYFTVSGIQVRYLKIIEKSGYQALPWVRYITMAGEYELRLI from the exons ATGGCAGGGGCAGCCTCTGCTCTTTTCCTGCTCGACATCAAAGGCCGCGTCCTCATTTGGCGCGACTACCGCGGTGACGTCTCTGCCGTCGAGGCCGAACGCTTCTTCACCAAGCTCATCGAGAAAGAG GGGGATCCGCAGTCTCAAGATCCAGTTGTGTATGATAATGGTGTGACCTATATGTTCGTACAACATAGCAATGTTTACGTCATGACAGCAACAAGGCAAAACTGCAATGCTGCTAGCCTTCTTTTCTTCCTGCATCGTGTAGTTGAT GTGTTTAAACATTATTTTGAAGAACTGGAAGAGGAGTCTCTTAGGGATAACTTTGTTGTTGTG TACGAATTACTGGATGAAATTATGGACTTTGGTTACCCACAATATACCGAGGCAAAGATTCTTAGCGAATTTATCAAAACGGATGCTTATAGAATGGAAGTTACGCAGAGACCACCCATGGCTGTAACAAATGCTGTGTCTTGGCGCAGCGAAGGAATAAACTACAAGAAGAATGAG GTTTTCTTGGATGTTGTGGAGAGTGTTAACATACTTGTCAATAGCAATGGACAAATAATTAGATCTGACGTTGTTGGGGCTCTGAAGATGAGAACATATTTGAG TGGTATGCCGGAGTGCAAACTTGGCTTAAATGATAGAGTATTATTAGAGGCACAAGGTAGAGCAACCAAGGGAAAAGCGATTGACTTGGAAGATATCAAATTTCATCA GTGTGTTCGTTTGGCTCGATTTGAAAATGATCGAACAATATCCTTTATACCACCTGATGGATCATTTGATTTGATGACATATAGACTCAGTACACAG GTTAAACCCTTAATTTGGGTGGAAGCACAAGTTGAAAGGCATTCAAAAAGCCGGATTGAGATTATGGTAAAAGCTAGGAGTCAATTTAAGGAACGTAG CACTGCCACAAATGTAGAGATTGAGCTGCCTGTACCTGCCGATGCAACCAATCCAAATGTTCGAACCTCAATGGGATCTGCATCCTATGCACCCGAAAAAGATGCATTAATTTGGAAAATAAGATCGTTTCCTGGGGGCAAG GAGTACATGTTAAGAGCAGAGTTCCGTCTTCCCAGTATAACAGACGAGGAAGCAACTCCTGAGCGAAAAGCTCCTATTCGTGTAAAATTTGAGATACCATACTTTACTGTTTCAGGGATACAG GTAAGATATTTGAAGATAATTGAGAAAAGCGGGTACCAGGCTCTTCCATGGGTGAGATACATAACAATGGCGGGCGAGTATGAATTGAGGCTTATATGA
- the LOC130967114 gene encoding tryptophan aminotransferase-related protein 1-like, which translates to MVTLQGEASDPANQNWLPCSNVTITNPLITDSSNLILRLEMGDPKLFVPYWKMMSDKCSVVIEGWKFMSHESDASNVCQYLLPELGDAIKRIHSLVHNAAIQDKHIIVGTGSTQLFHAAWFALSSSDSVRPINIVSAAPFYSLYLDGVKALRSGLYQWAGDAATYDKDEPYIEMVTSQNNPVVRSASQGKLIHDLAYYWPQYTPITHHADHDLMLFTFSKCTGHAGSRIGWAIVKDIEVAKKMVHFIQVSTIGVSKESQIRAAKILGVVCDSYQSLGPKGSEHFFDYGKRLLRERWHRMRQVIGQCEVFTVAKPSSAYCNFTKESFETNSAFAWVKCVGGIEDCGTYLKNLGILARPGRLFGVGPEFARISMLSTNDEFDELLTRLLNARREYN; encoded by the exons ATGGTTACTCTACAAGGCGAGGCTTCTGATCCTGCAAACCAAAATTGGTTGCCTTGTTCCAATGTTACAATCACAAACCCTCTCATCACAGACTCATCCAACCTTATTCTTCGCCTTGAAAT GGGTGACCCAAAATTGTTTGTACCGTATTGGAAGATGATGAGTGACAAGTGCAGCGTGGTGATTGAAGGGTGGAAGTTCATGAGCCATGAGAGTGACGCCAGCAATGTGTGCCAATACTTGTTACCGGAACTGGGAGACGCCATTAAAAGGATACACAGTTTGGTTCATAACGCTGCCATTCAAGATAAGCACATCATCGTGGGAACCGGTTCCACCCAGCTTTTCCATGCTGCATGGTTTGCCCTCTCCTCTTCGGATTCCGTTCGCCCCATTAACATCGTTAGCGCTGCTCCCTTCTATTCG CTTTACCTTGATGGGGTTAAAGCGCTGCGTTCAGGGCTGTACCAATGGGCAGGTGATGCTGCCACGTACGATAAAGATGAACCATATATTGAGATGGTGACCTCACAGAACAACCCTGTTGTGAGATCTGCGTCTCAAGGGAAGCTGATTCACGATTTGGCATATTATTGGCCCCAATACACTCCCATTACTCACCATGCTGATCATGATCTTATGCTCTTCACATTCTCCAAATGCACTGGCCATGCTGGTTCACGTATTGG GTGGGCTATTGTGAAGGACATTGAAGTGGCCAAGAAGATGGTACACTTCATTCAAGTAAGCACCATTGGTGTGTCAAAAGAATCTCAAATTCGAGCAGCTAAGATACTAGGAGTGGTATGTGATAGTTACCAAAGTTTGGGACCCAAAGGATCTGAACACTTCTTTGATTATGGTAAACGCCTCCTGAGGGAAAGGTGGCATAGAATGAGGCAAGTAATTGGGCAATGTGAAGTCTTCACTGTGGCCAAACCCTCTAGTGCCTACTGTAACTTCACTAAGGAATCATTTGAAACAAACTCTG CCTTTGCGTGGGTGAAATGCGTGGGAGGCATAGAAGATTGTGGAACATATCTGAAGAACTTGGGAATACTTGCGAGACCAGGGAGGCTATTCGGTGTCGGTCCGGAGTTTGCTAGGATTAGCATGTTGAGTACGAACGATGAGTTCGATGAGCTGTTGACTAGGTTGTTAAATGCTAGACGGGAatataattag